The stretch of DNA AGACAGACGGTTAATATCGAAGGCAGTTTGTTTGTTTTTCGAACTGTCACCCCTATGACCATTCCGGATAATTTGTTATTTCATATTGTGCCTATTTGGATTAGGGTTAAACACCTCCCTATTCCTCTTTTAAACACATCTGTAGCTGCTTTTCTTCTATCACATGTCGGGGACATATGTGAAGAAGAAACCTATCCTACTCTGCTACCAACTCGTAACTTTGTCCGCGTGAAGGTTTGGGTGGATTTATCAAAACCACTCATTCCTGGATGTTATTTAGCTTTGAACGATCGTGAACATCAATGGATTGGGTTTTCATATGAAGGAGTTTTTCGATTTTGCAAGACTTGTGGTCAGGTTGGCCACCGTGTTTTATTTTGTCCATCGGGTAAAGTTCGTGGGGCCAGAGATATTCAATCTCGTCTGGATGAGCTTTCTTCCCGCGGTCTAATGGTCCTTCATGGTCCACCTGGATCGTCTTTCTATTCCCCTGACGTTCTTGGGCTACCACCACGCTTAAAGTACTTAAACTCTGAGATTAATATCGCTTCTCCATCGGACCCTGTTATTGTTGACTCTGGTGGAGCTTATCCGGTCTTTTCTTTTTCATCCTCCCCGTCGGACGAGGATCTTAATGGCTCTGCATCTGTTCCACCGCCAGACTGCTGTATTCATGAAGACCAATCTCGTGAAGTCCTCCTTGAGAATTTCCCTCTGATCAGGGGACCTGTTGTGCCTGGGCCTCAAAATGCAGCTGCTGGTGAAACTTCTACCGCTAGAGTTGCTTCTCCTGCTTTTCGTATGACTGCACCTGATGCGAACGTGGATGCATCTTTGGATTTAGGCCTTGGTGAACCTTCGACACCACCAAGGTCTACTGATGTTGGTTGTCTTTTTCGTGACTCTGTCACTTGCTCTACTAATGTTCCTGCTATGGACTCTCATGGCAGGAAGGTAAAGTTTGTTTACAAGAGGAAGAGATGAAGACCTTTTCTCCTTTGCAGGTCTGGTGGCGGACCTTAATTCGCCACCCGTTTTCTAATGAAGCTCTTTTGTTGGAATTGTAGGGGGCTCGGTGCAACGGATGATCCTACAATTCCTTTCCTAATTAGAAGCGCCCATCAATATGATCCGTCAATTTTGTTTTTGCAAGAAACTATGACTACATCAGCCCAAGCTTCATCTCGCACTTCTTGTCTGGGCTTACCTAACTTTTATGGTGTTGACTCAATAGGACGTAGTGGTGGCCTCCTTTTACGTTGGGATGACTCGGTTGTTTTAACTCCACTGTCGTTTGACCCTCATTATATCTTTTGTAAAATAGCTATGTCTAGGCCACCTTGTACAAATTATGTaattatgttttatttatataTGGAGAAGCAAGGTTTGAGTATCGACAGTCTTTGTGGAACCGGCTTACAACTTTAATCTCTGGTGTCACGCCTTTACTTTTGATTGGAGATTTTAATCAGATCGAATTGTTTTCTGACAAGTTTGGAGGTACCAGTTTCATTCGCGGACAACGAGATTTCACTGCGTGGAAATTCTCCAATGGCCTTGTAGATCTTCCGTTTTTTGGTCCGCGATTTACATGGATGAACAGTCAGCTTCATTCGGCTACTATTTTTGAACGGCTGGATCGTGCCTATGCCAATCAAGATTGGTGTCAACTTTTTCCGAATGCTTCAATTACCCACCTGCCTATCCTTGTTTCAGATCACGCTCCTATTATACTTTCTCTGTTCGCAGAAACCTCATCCCGAAGAAGGCCATATCGAATTGACAATTGGTGTCTAGCTTATCCTGAAGTACAACAAATTGTTAAGGAAGCATGGAACACGCCCTTCTTTGGCTCTTCCATGTATGTGGTGTCGCGAAAATTATCTTCTGCACGCCATTCAGTTTTGCAATGGGTTCGCAATCATCGTATTTCTTGTGGGATTAATTGGTCTGATATTGAAGCGGATTTGGACACGACTGCCGATCAAATTATTGATGATCAATCTGCCATGAACTTTGTCCAGCTTCGTTCCTCTCGACTGCAGTTGTTACATACTCAACGTCAATACTGGATACAACGATCCAAGTTCACATCTGAAATTTTGGACGGATTTCTTACCAAGTTTCTCTACAATCGTGTTAAGCAACGTTCGACAAAGCACCGAATCCTAGCACTACGCTCTGATAATGGTGACTGGCTATACTCTTCTAAATCCATTGCTTCAGAAATTGTCAACTATTTCAAGGCTTTACTTTGTCGAACCACGCCCCAGGAATCGAATGTTCTACTTGATCACATCCATCCTTTACTTGATGGTTTACATTTGCCCAGTCTGAGCCCTCTGGAATGTTCTATTTTGCAAGCACCCTTTACAGAGCACGATGTGCTCCGCGCTTTAAAAGGTATGGACGGCTCGAAATCACCAGGACCCGACGGTATTACTCCAAAATTCTTCTAGGTATTTTGGCCACAAATTGGATATATGGTTACTTCTGGTATCTTGCGATTCCTAAACTCCGGAGTTATGCTGAAAGAATGGAATAACACACTCATCGTTCTCGTTCCGAAAGTTGACAAACCTGAGTTGGTTTCACAATACAGACCCATAAGCCTCTGTAATGTACTGTACCGACTGGCTTCAAAATGTCTGGCCAACCGTCTCAAACTGGATATTTCATCTCTTGTCTCGGATTCCCAACAAGCCTTCGTCCCAGAACGTCTTATGTCGGATGGATGCCTTGTTGCTCAGGAGATTATGCACTATATAAACAAGACCAAAAGAGGCACAAATTGTTATGCGGCCCTGAAACTTGATATGCACAAAGCTTTTGACAGAGTTTCATGGCAGTTTCTTATGTCTGTCTTGGATCATTTTGGATTTCCTATACCCTGGCGTAACCTAATATGGGAATGTATTTCAACAGTTACCTATAGGGTTATGATTAATGGGGAACCTTCGCCCTCTTTCCGTCCAACTTGTGGTCTACGTCAGGGTGATCCACTCTCAccttatttatttatcatgtGTATGGAGATTTTATCGGCTCAACTACGGAAAGCTGAAGCTCAAAGACAACTTCATGATTTAAAAATCTCTCGGTATGCTCCAACCCTATCGCACCTCTTTTACGCGGATGATGCCTTCATTTTTTGTAAGGCTACCCCGTCATCGTTTGAGACTCTCCGGGACATATTTCATGACTTTGAAGATGCTTCTGGCCAGATGATAAATCTGGCCAAGTCCTTTATCAAATTCAGTCCCAACTCACCAGCTGACTTCAAGACTCATCTAAATTCGATTCTACGAATGAAAGACTCTTCTTCGTTTGGTAATTATTTAGGAGTCCCGGTTGATCTCCCGAAGCAAAAGCAAACTGCATTCCATGGACTTATTGATAAATTGAAAACCCGCATTTCATCTTGGTCTTCTCTATATTTGTCTCAATCTAGCAAGCTGATAATTATCAACTCTATTTTGATTGGTTCGATTGCCCATATCCTCGCTGTTATTCCTCTGCCGCTTGCTATTTCTCGTAAGATCGACTCTCTGATTGCTGCGTTTTGGTGGAGTAAGGATACTTCAAAAAGATCAATTCACTGGTTATCTCAGCAATACCTTCATGCTTCAAGAGACAGTGGTGGACTAGGTATTAAACCAACAACGACCCTTGGTCAGGTAACTCTCATGAAAAAATTTTGGCGGCTGCATCACAAACCTACTGGGTTACTTGCCAAGTATCTGAAGCCAAAATATCGAAAAGATCTTCCTATTCCTACTGCTAAATCAAAAATCACTCAACCTTCTTATATCTGGAAAGAAATTTGTCGAGCTGTTGATGCATGCAAACCAGCTTTAGCTTGGAAAATTGGTAATGGCGCATCATTTGATCTCTTTTCTGCCCATTGGATACAAGGTCGAAAACCGGGTTTAAAGCAACCGCAACCTCAATTTACCCCGCCTATATCTGACTTGCTTCTTGATAATGGGACCTGGAACCCGTCCATTATTTTCGACCTTTTTTTGCCATCCACAGCTAAGGAAATTCTGGCTATGGAACCGCCAGCTCTTAATTCGGATGATTACCTTTACTAGAAATACACGGAAGACGGGGAATACACTGTTAAATCAGGATACGCTTATCTATCCTCTTAGAAACCGTTTCGCGTGCCTGTGAACCAATATTTTCCTTGGAAGACTATATGGAAATTTCCCTTCTCAAATAAATTTGCAATCTTTGTTTGGAAACTGGCGCACCATATTCTTCCAACCATGACTAACCTTGTTCACCGGGGTTTCCATCTTGATAATACTTGTGTTTTTTGTCGAGACTCCCCGGAGACACCGGACCACTTGTTTCGATCGTGTGTTGTTGTTCAGCATATATGGCAATGTTCACTGCTCGGTATTCATCCTCTTGCCAACCCAGATATCTCATTTGACAGCTGGCTTTCTGATATTATCTCTTACCTCTATCGACAAGCAAAGACTGGAGCTACTTCTCTTCTCTATTTCCTTTGCATTTTGCGTGCCATTTGGCTAGCTCGGAATTTGATTATGTTTGAACATAGAGAGGTTGATCCTACAAGGATTCTTCAGCTCGCCGAGACTATGCATAATATTCATTTGCGACTCCCTAAATTAATGCCTTGTAATTCACCTATCAAAACAAAGGCACAGAAGACAGGTATCCCATGTCCGTGACCTTTACCTTCGCTTTCTTATTATCTGCTTATCCGCAGGGTTTCTCCTTCTGGATGCTATAAGGCCTCGGTATCTGACTCTAGCCCCGAATGTACGACACTTTTCCATGTCCGAGGTACTTTAATTTTTGACGCCTATTCTCAAGCTCTACTCCAACTTATGCGACGGCTATGTTTGGATTCATCTACTACCATCACCTTCTGGATTACATCAAAGAAACTATCTTTAGTTCTGGCCTCACAAATGCCAGTACCAATAGTTGCGCGAAATTCGATTTGTGAAATTCGCCGTTTACTTTGCCTGCATAGTTACTGGTCAGTTAGCTTAGCGGCTGGCTGATCATCTCGTTTGTTCGCTCCTGTATCAATACTCTTTATTTTATATCAGTTTACTATTGTCGAAAAAAATAAAATGGCTGCAGAAAGACCTCTAATGACTTTTGTCTTACTAGACTTTTCTTATTCATACTTTTTGATTCGTCTTAAGCTAAAGATAAACAAATACACCCGTCTTAATTAAGTATTTGACAATATTAAGGCAAGAATCCATGTAAAGATACTCAACATTCTTTTAATAGGCTGGGTTTTTTAGAAATCGTTTGAATTTGAGTTATTTTGAGTTGCTACTTGACAAAATTTATACTAGGTTATCTTTGAAAAGATTTGGTAAACGGGTCAAGGTCATGTGCAAGTCGGGTTTCAATGCAACATGTTGGGTTAATTCAAGTTTGTCAGATTAGGTTGAATTGAGTTGGTTCAGTAAATTCGGGTTCAACTCATTTTTAGCATGTTGTTAACTTATTTAGGGATATGTGATAATAAAGATTTGGGTTGGATTGATATGATTTAGTTAATTTGGATTACAGGCACAAAACATTTTATTCCGGCAATGTTAGTTAGAGCGGGTCAATTTTTCGAGATCCACCTTTCATAAATAGATGAAATTGAGTTGAATTTCAAATTATAGGTCGGGCTACATTTCAACTATTCTACTTCTTTTCCACTAATACTACAACAAAAGACTTTTCGGCAAGTAAAACATAAATCAAGTGAATTTCAAAAAGGTAAAAAAGGAGTCTTCGTTACAAATGTTCAAGATAGTTAGGCACACGTTTGGATCAAAAAGTCGAAAAAATGATGAATTAGAAATGATGGTGGATGTTGGTGTTGGTGAGTTTGGGTTGTTGAGGAGATGTAAGACGGGTCAGGAGACCGTTTTATGCTTGGGTCGTCTCTTGGAGCTTCCAACTCCAAGAGGGACGTGCACGTTAATGATTCGagtatggagggactcgtgtgtgTGTCACGACGTCTAGCAGGGGTCCGACTAGCGTCGGGTCCGGTACCACATGTGTGTCCTGAGTACCTTGTTACGGGTTGCGGTCCTGCTATTGGTAATGAAGTTGCAATGTCGTCATCGGGTTTGATTGTAGAGATGTGCAGATTGGAGCACATGCATTTCTTATACATCATTATTGCATATCATGTTCATTTAGCATTGTACATTCATATGGTATAGTAAGCATTTAAGTTATTAGAGTTAACCAAAGTGTTTTCAAatatctgtggtgaaccatatgatgATTTCCGCTTATATGGGGAATAGTGGTTTGGCGGGTAAGCTTGTGCATACTTTCGCTTGGAGGCTTGAGAGCAATCCTCATCTTCGTGTCACCACCTTTtgattttcttagctttttgatATTTCTAGACTCGGCTTTATTCGATTGGGTTGTGTAATTGGGATTGTCTTTTGAATCCTCGAATATGTAATAACTTAACTTAACCTAACGTTAAAACTTATCTATGTTAAATTGCTTCTATTCGTTTGTTCGTACTACAAGTTTAGGAAACCAAGTCGTGTGACACTCTCACTAGCTAGGAAAGCCTTAAGGAAGGCCTCCCGActaatgggggtgttacagtgtacAAGAGTAACTTTGGAAGGGTGTTAATTATATAAGAGTAATTTTGTAATCTACACGGGTGACATTAGTAATTTTCGGGCGATAAAAAGAAAAAGTTAAACTCATACGGTATCTCTTTATAATTGGTTGGTGTTCATTTAAGATTGTATGATGAAAGAATGAAGTTTGAAACCTTATAGGAGTAAGTCTCCTATTTCCATATAAAGAAAGACCTTAATATCCTTATTATGAAAATTGATGATTGGTAGAAATTATTTAGTGGGTATATTTAGTTAAATAATCACTTGTTTTATAATAATGTTTATATAAGAATTGTTTTTAATATAGCTTGGCCATAGATCACTATATTAAAATGGATCAAATCCATTCAAATAACTCCAACGAAACACCACTAAATCTAAATATGCCTATTTTCATAAGTTTTTTTAAGATACgtgagatcaaataatattagtacTATCACAAttatttaagaaaataaaatttGCAGTAATTTATGACaaaaatcttatctttattaaaacAAGAACATTTAAAGCAACCTTATTAACCCACTTCATCaatatacaattttttttttcaataatgGGACCACCATAGAAAATGCACGACGTCAAATTTGCAACTGAAAGTAAAAATAAGTATTTTTGACTTTTCAACCCCACCATCAAA from Silene latifolia isolate original U9 population chromosome 10, ASM4854445v1, whole genome shotgun sequence encodes:
- the LOC141607670 gene encoding uncharacterized protein LOC141607670; the encoded protein is MASSSSLNPCRAGVSLKLPLHLCADFTGVDFSKALIAKILDQCYLDVPRIYDLIFKHWKLNGATVNIEGSLFVFRTVTPMTIPDNLLFHIVPIWIRVKHLPIPLLNTSVAAFLLSHVGDICEEETYPTLLPTRNFVRVKVWVDLSKPLIPGCYLALNDREHQWIGFSYEGVFRFCKTCGQVGHRVLFCPSGKVRGARDIQSRLDELSSRGLMVLHGPPGSSFYSPDVLGLPPRLKYLNSEINIASPSDPVIVDSGGAYPVFSFSSSPSDEDLNGSASVPPPDCCIHEDQSREVLLENFPLIRGPVVPGPQNAAAGETSTARVASPAFRMTAPDANVDASLDLGLGEPSTPPRSTDVGCLFRDSVTCSTNVPAMDSHGRKIELFSDKFGGTSFIRGQRDFTAWKFSNGLVDLPFFGPRFTWMNSQLHSATIFERLDRAYANQDWCQLFPNASITHLPILVSDHAPIILSLFAETSSRRRPYRIDNWCLAYPEVQQIVKEAWNTPFFGSSMYVVSRKLSSARHSVLQWVRNHRISCGINWSDIEADLDTTADQIIDDQSAMNFVQLRSSRLQLLHTQRQYWIQRSKFTSEILDGFLTKFLYNRVKQRSTKHRILALRSDNGDWLYSSKSIASEIVNYFKALLCRTTPQESNVLLDHIHPLLDGLHLPSLSPLECSILQAPFTEHDVLRALKGMDGSKSPGPDGITPKFF